The DNA segment AATTTCTTCAATATATGCTTTGATGCTTTTACCTTCCTTTTTTGCATTATTTTTAAGCAAAATATACAGCTGATGTGAATCAATTTCATCCGATGTTGCACATTCGCCTTGTGAAATTAAATCATTAATTTTTTGTATTAACTTATACTTTTCCTTATGATTTAAAACTTCTGCATTTTTATATAAAAGCAATTTCATGTTCCGAGGCTCTTTTAAAAGCATTATCATATTACTTAAAGACTTTTCAGGTAAAGCCCCTGTCTCATATCTGGCTATAGAAGCTTCACCTATATTTAATAATTTTGCAAACAAACGCTGGCTAAGCCCATATTGCTCTCTTACTTCTTTAATTTCATCCGGGGAGAGTATTCCATATTTTTTTCTATATATATCATAAGTTCGCTGAATATTTTCCTCGTCTAATTCCTCATCAAATAATTCTTCTTTACAAAAAGAGCATATCCGTATATGAGATTCCGATTTTATTTCTTCACCCCGAATAATAGAAACTTCCTCTTTAGTTATGATCTTTGTATCTTGTTCCTTGCCACACACATAGCAAAACTTTTTCACGCTGCCCGCCTCCTATTTATTTTCTCTCAAAGGATATTTTAATATGAATTCTGCTTCATGAAACGATAAACAAATAATATACTGCTGCCTATTTCTTTCTTCAATCTTTAGTTTTATGTAGAATTCTGTTCCTTCTATATCATATCCAAATTCCCAAACATATCCTTGCCTTTTATATCCTATATCAGCTAAAGGACCTTTGCTATAATTTTCGTAACTTAGATTGCTTAAAATTTCCTTAACATGCTTAATCATTAAGCCTGCCTTTTTAATTGAATCTAAATTTTTTCCTCTAGGAACTAAATCAAATAATCCTTGATTTAAAAGTTCTCGCATTTTGTTAATAAAAGCTTTCACTTCACAAATATCTGCCATCTTGCTTTACTCCTCTTAGAAAATTCTATCATAATAATATACATTAATCAATATTTTCAATATCATATGATAGTATATTTCATAATATTTTTAATCAACTATTTAAGTTTTCAGTGTTCTTCTCGACTCATCATGCCTCCAAAAAGCTAAACATAAAATAT comes from the Tepidanaerobacter acetatoxydans Re1 genome and includes:
- a CDS encoding type II TA system antitoxin MqsA family protein → MKKFCYVCGKEQDTKIITKEEVSIIRGEEIKSESHIRICSFCKEELFDEELDEENIQRTYDIYRKKYGILSPDEIKEVREQYGLSQRLFAKLLNIGEASIARYETGALPEKSLSNMIMLLKEPRNMKLLLYKNAEVLNHKEKYKLIQKINDLISQGECATSDEIDSHQLYILLKNNAKKEGKSIKAYIEEIIKKDVV
- a CDS encoding type II toxin-antitoxin system MqsR family toxin, producing the protein MADICEVKAFINKMRELLNQGLFDLVPRGKNLDSIKKAGLMIKHVKEILSNLSYENYSKGPLADIGYKRQGYVWEFGYDIEGTEFYIKLKIEERNRQQYIICLSFHEAEFILKYPLRENK